Proteins from a genomic interval of Rhizobium leguminosarum:
- a CDS encoding GNAT family N-acetyltransferase — protein sequence MKLESERLILRPWREQDRKPFAAINAEPDVVRYLNPLTDEQSDAMLDRIDRHFEDHGWGFWALEEKASRQLIGMCGLAKVSPALPFAPAVEIGWRLSASRHGAGYAREAAERSLDFAFNELKLDRIVSFTVPANSNSWGLMRRLGMNRIGEFNHPNFAEGHPLRHHVLYELRSPNGI from the coding sequence ATGAAGCTCGAAAGCGAACGTCTAATATTGAGACCGTGGCGGGAGCAGGATCGCAAGCCTTTCGCTGCGATCAATGCCGAACCCGACGTCGTCAGATATCTCAATCCTTTGACCGACGAACAGTCGGATGCGATGCTCGACCGTATCGACCGGCACTTCGAGGATCATGGCTGGGGGTTCTGGGCGCTGGAGGAGAAGGCAAGCCGCCAGTTGATCGGCATGTGCGGCCTCGCCAAGGTTTCACCTGCTTTGCCATTTGCCCCGGCAGTCGAAATCGGTTGGCGGCTTTCAGCCTCTCGGCACGGCGCCGGATATGCGCGCGAGGCTGCGGAACGGTCTCTCGACTTTGCGTTCAACGAGCTGAAGCTTGACCGCATCGTCAGCTTCACAGTGCCCGCAAACAGCAATTCCTGGGGTTTGATGAGACGGTTGGGGATGAACCGGATCGGTGAGTTCAATCATCCCAATTTCGCCGAGGGGCATCCATTGCGTCATCACGTGCTCTACGAGCTGCGATCACCAAACGGTATTTGA
- a CDS encoding mandelate racemase/muconate lactonizing enzyme family protein: MRIVDVCEVTKPIASPIRNAYIDFSKMTASLVAVVTDVVRDGRRVVGYGFNSNGRYGQGGLIRERFKDRILQAKPGSLINDAGENLDPHKIWSTMMMNEKPGGHGERSVAVGTIDMAIWDAVAKIEGKPLFRMLAEMKGREANPKVFVYAAGGYYYPGKDNSALRKEMRGYLDRGYNVVKMKIGGASIDEDRGRIESVLEEIGSEAKLAVDANGRFDLETGIAYAKMLRDYPLFWYEEIGDPLDYALQAAISEFYDAPMATGENLFSHQDARNLLRYGGMRADRDFLQFDCALSYGLVEYLRTLDVLRQFGWSPSRCIPHGGHQMSLNIAAGLGLGGNESYPDLFQPYGGFPDGVKVIDGHITMPELPGIGFEGKSDLIKVMRELAE; this comes from the coding sequence ATGCGTATCGTAGACGTTTGCGAAGTTACCAAGCCCATCGCGTCGCCCATCCGCAACGCCTATATCGACTTCTCGAAGATGACAGCCAGCCTTGTTGCCGTCGTGACCGATGTCGTCAGGGACGGCCGTCGCGTCGTCGGCTATGGCTTCAACTCGAACGGCCGTTACGGCCAGGGCGGCCTGATTCGCGAGCGGTTCAAGGACCGCATCCTGCAGGCGAAACCGGGCAGCCTGATCAACGACGCCGGCGAGAATCTCGATCCGCACAAGATCTGGTCGACCATGATGATGAACGAGAAGCCCGGCGGTCACGGCGAGCGCTCGGTGGCTGTTGGTACTATCGACATGGCCATCTGGGATGCGGTCGCAAAGATCGAGGGCAAGCCGCTCTTCCGCATGCTGGCCGAAATGAAGGGCCGTGAGGCAAATCCGAAGGTCTTCGTCTACGCCGCCGGCGGCTACTATTATCCCGGTAAGGACAACAGTGCGCTTCGCAAGGAGATGCGCGGCTATCTCGACCGCGGCTACAATGTCGTCAAGATGAAGATCGGCGGAGCCTCGATCGACGAAGACCGCGGCCGCATCGAATCCGTCTTGGAGGAAATCGGTTCCGAGGCGAAGCTTGCGGTCGATGCGAACGGCCGCTTCGATCTGGAGACGGGCATCGCCTATGCCAAGATGCTCCGCGACTACCCGCTCTTCTGGTACGAGGAAATCGGCGACCCGCTCGACTATGCCCTGCAGGCGGCCATCTCCGAATTTTACGATGCTCCGATGGCAACAGGTGAGAACCTCTTCTCCCACCAGGATGCCCGCAACCTGCTTCGCTACGGCGGCATGCGCGCCGACCGCGACTTCCTCCAGTTCGACTGCGCCCTGTCCTACGGTCTCGTCGAATACCTCCGGACCCTCGACGTCCTGCGACAGTTTGGCTGGTCGCCGTCCCGCTGCATCCCGCATGGCGGTCACCAGATGTCGCTCAACATCGCGGCCGGCCTCGGCCTAGGCGGCAACGAGAGCTATCCGGATCTCTTCCAGCCATACGGGGGTTTCCCGGACGGCGTAAAGGTCATCGACGGGCACATCACGATGCCGGAGCTGCCGGGTATCGGCTTCGAAGGCAAGTCTGACCTTATCAAGGTCATGCGCGAACTCGCCGAATAG
- a CDS encoding bifunctional allantoicase/(S)-ureidoglycine aminohydrolase codes for MNRDYYSKLGGLPPQTELLSSKAVFTTAYAVIPRSVMTDIVTSVLPHWTGTRAWVLSRPLSGFSETFSQYVMEVQPGGGSDRPEPDKRAEAVLFVVEGEMTVELDGVSHALRSGSFAYIPAGSVWRLKNSGSTAAIFHWIRKAFQEVEGLEPPPAIVTHEDQHPISAMPDTDGRWGTTRFIDPADVRYDMHVNIVTLEPGAVIPFMETHVMEHGLYVLEGKAVYRLNQDWVEVEAGDFMWLRSFCPQACYAGGPGRFRYLLYKDVNRHMTLW; via the coding sequence ATGAACAGAGATTATTATTCCAAACTCGGCGGATTGCCGCCGCAAACCGAGCTGCTTTCCAGCAAGGCCGTCTTCACCACAGCCTATGCGGTCATCCCGCGCAGCGTCATGACCGACATCGTCACCAGCGTCCTTCCGCATTGGACGGGGACACGGGCATGGGTTCTCTCCCGGCCGCTCTCCGGTTTCTCCGAGACCTTCTCGCAATATGTGATGGAGGTTCAGCCCGGCGGCGGAAGCGACCGGCCGGAGCCCGACAAGCGGGCCGAAGCGGTTCTGTTCGTCGTCGAAGGCGAGATGACAGTGGAGCTCGATGGCGTCAGTCATGCGCTGCGCTCCGGTTCGTTCGCCTATATTCCGGCGGGTTCGGTCTGGCGCCTGAAAAACAGCGGTTCGACGGCGGCAATATTCCACTGGATTCGAAAGGCCTTTCAGGAGGTCGAGGGGCTGGAGCCGCCGCCGGCGATTGTCACGCATGAGGACCAGCACCCCATCTCGGCGATGCCGGACACCGACGGACGTTGGGGGACGACCCGGTTCATCGATCCGGCCGATGTCCGTTACGACATGCACGTGAATATCGTGACTTTGGAGCCGGGTGCCGTGATCCCATTCATGGAAACCCATGTCATGGAGCATGGTCTCTATGTGCTGGAAGGCAAGGCCGTCTATCGGCTGAACCAGGATTGGGTCGAGGTCGAGGCCGGCGACTTCATGTGGTTGCGCTCCTTCTGCCCGCAGGCATGCTACGCCGGCGGCCCCGGCCGGTTCCGCTACCTGCTCTACAAGGACGTCAACCGTCACATGACGCTCTGGTAG
- a CDS encoding glutathione S-transferase gives MSQAALTISSKNYSSWSLRGWLLCRMAGLDFAEVLVEMDDEARQELLLLSPSVLVPRLTHDDVTVWDTLAIAEYLHEVTPTAGLWPAERAARARCRSVSGEMHSGFHNLRSALPMNLKARHASFKIFSGARPDVERVKAIWTECLEASGGPWLFGTAPTVADAMYAPVCARFRTYAVELEPQLEAYVETVLSWPLMGEWTEGAMVEPDEIVELEVEF, from the coding sequence ATGTCGCAAGCTGCACTGACGATTTCCTCGAAGAACTACTCCTCATGGTCTCTGCGCGGCTGGCTGCTGTGCCGGATGGCGGGACTGGACTTCGCCGAAGTGCTTGTGGAGATGGATGACGAGGCGCGCCAGGAACTGCTTCTGCTTTCACCGTCGGTCCTGGTGCCGAGGCTGACCCATGACGATGTGACGGTGTGGGACACGCTGGCGATCGCCGAATATCTCCACGAAGTGACGCCCACTGCCGGGCTCTGGCCCGCCGAGCGGGCGGCGCGCGCCCGCTGCCGGTCGGTCTCGGGCGAGATGCATTCGGGTTTCCATAACTTGCGTTCGGCATTGCCGATGAACCTCAAGGCGCGGCATGCGAGCTTCAAGATATTCTCGGGCGCGCGGCCCGATGTCGAGCGCGTCAAGGCGATCTGGACCGAATGCCTCGAGGCAAGCGGCGGGCCGTGGCTGTTCGGGACCGCGCCGACCGTGGCCGATGCGATGTATGCGCCGGTCTGCGCCCGCTTCCGCACCTATGCGGTGGAGCTCGAACCGCAGCTCGAAGCCTATGTCGAAACGGTGCTGTCCTGGCCGCTGATGGGCGAGTGGACCGAAGGCGCGATGGTCGAGCCGGACGAGATCGTCGAACTGGAAGTCGAGTTCTGA
- a CDS encoding ABC transporter ATP-binding protein: MASAQTQPIQTATDVLSVDRLTTSFMVDGVWKPVVRDVSFTVAPAETVAIVGESGSGKSVTSLSIMRLLQADTSRVEGRVMLGGRDLLALPENAMRQVRGNEVAMIFQEPMTSLNPLFTIGDQISEALLCHSDMSRADAKAETIRLLEKVRIPSAASRFGEYPHRFSGGMRQRVMIAMALASRPKLLIADEPTTALDVTIQGQILDLIKMLQDEEGTSVLFITHDMGVVAEIADRTVVMYRGEQVESGATADIFHRGKHPYTRALLSAVPVLGSMQGRQRPLRFPVVNTATGESDIPAEVADTVAATPVLQVRNLTKRFDIHSGLFGRLTSRVHAVENVSFDLHAGETLSLVGESGCGKSTTGRAIMRLIEPQAGSVLVEGREVLGLDRKDLREMRKSVQMIFQDPFASLNPRMTVGAAIAEPYLEHRMGSAKQAKDVVADLLVKVGLLPEMAARYPHEFSGGQRQRICIARALALQPKVIVADESVSALDVSIKAQVINLMLDLQQSLNLAFLFISHDMAVVERVSHRVAVMYLGEIVEIGPRPAVFENPQHPYTKKLIAAVPVPDPDRRHEKRMVANDEIKSPMRPVDYQPASTSYREVGPGHLVMADG, translated from the coding sequence ATGGCCAGTGCCCAAACGCAACCGATCCAGACGGCGACCGACGTTCTTTCCGTCGACAGGCTGACGACCTCCTTTATGGTCGACGGCGTCTGGAAACCGGTCGTGCGCGACGTCTCCTTCACCGTGGCGCCGGCGGAAACGGTGGCGATCGTCGGCGAATCCGGGTCGGGCAAGAGCGTCACCTCGCTCTCGATCATGCGGCTGCTGCAGGCGGATACGAGCCGTGTCGAGGGCCGCGTCATGCTCGGCGGACGCGACCTTTTGGCCCTGCCGGAAAATGCCATGCGGCAGGTTCGCGGCAACGAGGTGGCCATGATCTTCCAGGAGCCGATGACATCGCTCAATCCGCTTTTCACCATCGGCGACCAGATTTCCGAGGCGCTGCTCTGCCATTCCGATATGAGCAGGGCCGATGCCAAAGCCGAGACGATCAGGTTGCTGGAAAAGGTCCGCATCCCCTCGGCCGCCTCGCGCTTCGGCGAATATCCGCATCGTTTCTCCGGCGGCATGCGCCAGCGGGTGATGATCGCCATGGCGCTCGCCAGCCGGCCGAAACTCTTGATCGCCGACGAGCCGACGACGGCGCTCGACGTGACGATCCAGGGCCAGATCCTCGATCTCATCAAGATGCTGCAGGACGAGGAGGGGACCTCCGTTCTCTTCATCACCCATGACATGGGCGTCGTTGCCGAGATCGCCGACCGGACGGTGGTGATGTATCGCGGCGAACAGGTGGAAAGCGGCGCCACCGCCGATATCTTCCACCGCGGCAAACATCCCTACACGAGAGCGCTGCTTTCAGCCGTGCCGGTACTCGGCTCGATGCAGGGCCGGCAAAGGCCGCTGCGCTTCCCCGTGGTCAATACCGCAACGGGTGAATCGGACATTCCCGCCGAGGTCGCCGATACGGTGGCGGCGACACCGGTCCTGCAGGTGAGGAACCTCACCAAGCGTTTCGACATTCATTCCGGTCTCTTCGGCCGGCTGACCAGCCGCGTGCATGCCGTCGAAAACGTCTCTTTCGATCTTCACGCCGGCGAGACGCTGTCGCTCGTCGGCGAATCCGGCTGCGGCAAATCGACGACCGGCCGCGCCATCATGCGGCTCATCGAGCCGCAGGCCGGTTCCGTTCTCGTCGAGGGCAGGGAGGTGCTCGGCCTCGACAGGAAGGATCTGCGCGAGATGCGCAAATCCGTGCAGATGATCTTCCAGGATCCCTTTGCCAGCCTCAATCCACGCATGACGGTCGGTGCGGCGATCGCCGAACCCTATCTCGAGCACAGGATGGGCAGCGCGAAACAGGCAAAGGATGTCGTCGCCGATCTGCTGGTGAAGGTTGGCCTGTTACCGGAGATGGCGGCGCGTTATCCGCATGAATTTTCCGGCGGCCAGCGTCAGCGTATCTGCATTGCACGCGCGCTCGCCTTGCAGCCGAAGGTCATCGTCGCCGATGAAAGCGTCTCGGCGCTCGACGTCTCGATCAAGGCACAGGTCATCAACCTGATGCTGGACCTGCAGCAGAGCCTCAACCTTGCCTTCCTGTTCATCTCGCACGACATGGCGGTGGTCGAACGCGTCAGCCACCGTGTGGCGGTGATGTATCTCGGGGAGATCGTCGAGATCGGCCCGCGGCCCGCGGTCTTCGAAAATCCGCAGCATCCCTATACGAAGAAACTCATTGCGGCAGTGCCCGTGCCCGATCCGGACCGTCGCCACGAAAAGCGGATGGTGGCGAATGACGAGATCAAGAGCCCGATGCGCCCGGTCGACTATCAGCCTGCAAGCACGTCTTATCGCGAAGTCGGGCCGGGCCACCTGGTCATGGCCGATGGGTAG
- a CDS encoding TetR/AcrR family transcriptional regulator, whose translation MQTRGAPEFVDVDAQSLDVLAPRERILKTASDLFYRLSINSVGIDRIIAESDVAKMTFYKHFPSKAALVATYLRYKSAIWFQMLATATERPGLSSVERVLAIFDALDEPLRAPFFRGCPFVKGLAEFGPEANSPDVQATIAEYFKGLHEFVASLIEPLGLKKPEKAVIQVLSLIQGAIVMAQSTRDPGIVEANRDAARLLLEDGLAS comes from the coding sequence ATGCAAACGCGCGGCGCGCCTGAGTTTGTGGATGTGGATGCGCAATCGCTTGATGTCCTTGCCCCGCGAGAACGCATCTTGAAGACGGCGTCGGACCTGTTTTATCGGCTGAGCATCAACTCCGTCGGGATCGATCGGATCATTGCCGAAAGCGACGTGGCCAAGATGACGTTTTACAAGCACTTTCCATCGAAGGCCGCCCTCGTCGCTACCTATCTGCGTTACAAAAGTGCAATCTGGTTTCAGATGCTTGCAACTGCGACGGAAAGACCCGGCCTATCGTCGGTGGAGCGCGTCCTCGCTATTTTTGACGCGCTAGACGAACCGCTCCGTGCGCCTTTTTTCCGCGGTTGTCCATTCGTGAAGGGACTGGCCGAGTTCGGTCCGGAGGCAAACTCTCCTGACGTACAGGCAACCATTGCCGAGTATTTTAAGGGATTGCATGAATTTGTTGCCTCACTCATTGAGCCTTTGGGATTGAAAAAACCCGAAAAGGCCGTGATTCAGGTCCTGTCGCTTATCCAAGGCGCAATTGTGATGGCACAGTCGACGCGCGATCCTGGCATTGTCGAGGCAAACCGCGATGCCGCCAGACTGTTGCTAGAGGATGGGTTGGCCTCGTAG
- a CDS encoding tartrate dehydrogenase, with translation MENKTNRVHKIASIAGDGIGKEVVPEGIRVLEAASKKFGFELRIDNFDFASCDYYVKHGRMMPEDWKSQIGSHDAIFFGAVGWPRLVPDHISLWGSLIQFRREFDQYVSLRPVRLMPGVTSPLAGRGPGDIDFYVVRENTEGEYSSIGGRIFPGTERETVLQETVMTRVGVDRILKFAFDLAQTRPRKRLTSATKSNGISISMPYWDERVEEMAKSYPDITWDKYHIDILCAHFVLNPDRFDVVVASNLFGDILSDLGPACTGTIGIAPSGNINPERKFPSLFEPVHGTAPDIAGQGIANPIGQIWSAAMMLDHLGEQEASAAVMAGIETVLADERLRTRDLRGKADTITCGKAVAETLR, from the coding sequence TTGGAAAACAAAACCAACCGAGTACATAAGATCGCCTCCATTGCTGGAGATGGGATCGGGAAAGAGGTCGTTCCCGAAGGCATCAGGGTTCTTGAAGCTGCATCGAAGAAGTTCGGCTTCGAGCTCCGGATCGATAACTTCGACTTCGCATCCTGCGATTACTACGTGAAGCACGGCCGGATGATGCCGGAGGACTGGAAGTCACAGATAGGTAGCCACGACGCCATTTTCTTCGGGGCGGTCGGCTGGCCGAGACTCGTCCCCGATCATATTTCGCTCTGGGGTTCTCTGATACAGTTCCGACGTGAATTCGACCAGTATGTCAGCCTTCGGCCTGTGCGGCTGATGCCCGGTGTTACGTCCCCTCTGGCTGGGCGTGGCCCAGGCGATATCGACTTCTACGTCGTCCGGGAGAACACTGAAGGTGAGTATTCGTCGATCGGCGGGCGCATCTTCCCGGGAACCGAGCGGGAAACGGTTCTCCAGGAAACGGTGATGACAAGGGTCGGCGTCGATCGAATCCTGAAGTTCGCCTTCGATCTCGCCCAAACCCGACCCCGGAAACGGCTGACGTCCGCAACCAAGTCGAATGGCATCTCCATCTCGATGCCGTATTGGGACGAGCGGGTGGAGGAAATGGCAAAGTCCTATCCGGATATCACCTGGGACAAATATCACATAGATATTCTCTGCGCCCATTTCGTGTTGAACCCCGACCGTTTCGATGTGGTCGTGGCATCGAACCTGTTCGGCGACATTCTTTCGGATCTGGGGCCTGCCTGCACGGGCACGATCGGCATCGCCCCTTCAGGAAACATCAACCCGGAACGAAAATTTCCTTCACTGTTCGAGCCGGTCCACGGAACGGCCCCAGATATCGCAGGGCAGGGGATTGCCAATCCTATCGGACAGATCTGGTCGGCAGCAATGATGCTGGATCATCTCGGAGAGCAGGAAGCCAGCGCTGCGGTGATGGCAGGCATCGAGACGGTTCTCGCCGATGAGAGGCTGCGGACGCGCGATCTTAGAGGAAAAGCGGATACCATCACATGCGGAAAGGCAGTCGCGGAAACCCTCCGCTGA
- a CDS encoding SDR family oxidoreductase yields MSGKVVVVTGASSGFGKLTVLELARRGHTVVATMRDVEGRNATVRRELIDAAKAEGHVLQVLEMDVADERSVNSAIEQVIKEHGKIDVLINNAGTMAVGITEAYTVADVERQFAVNFFGAVRADRAVLPHMRAAGSGLLVHVTSLMGRVIFPFFGVYSASKFALEALAEAYRYELKGFGIDSVIVEPGPFPSNLISSSPEPSDHAVLASYGEVAAIPGQIKANANDGHDEANPPRPQRVADAIVQLVEATERRPLRTVVMPEGMDFDVQRLNEAVSPIQNSMLTSFGMSSML; encoded by the coding sequence ATGAGCGGAAAAGTCGTTGTTGTGACCGGCGCGAGCAGTGGGTTTGGGAAACTCACGGTATTGGAGCTTGCAAGGCGAGGTCATACGGTTGTTGCGACCATGCGCGACGTCGAGGGAAGAAATGCCACGGTCCGGAGAGAACTTATCGACGCGGCGAAAGCCGAAGGGCATGTGCTGCAAGTCCTGGAAATGGATGTCGCCGACGAGAGATCTGTCAATTCTGCGATCGAACAGGTTATCAAAGAGCATGGAAAAATTGACGTCCTAATCAACAACGCCGGAACGATGGCCGTCGGAATCACGGAAGCCTACACGGTCGCGGACGTCGAACGGCAGTTTGCGGTGAATTTCTTCGGCGCCGTGCGGGCCGACCGCGCCGTTCTGCCGCATATGCGTGCCGCCGGCAGCGGACTCCTCGTTCATGTTACATCCCTGATGGGTCGAGTGATTTTTCCGTTCTTCGGCGTCTACTCCGCGAGCAAGTTCGCGCTTGAGGCGCTTGCCGAAGCCTATCGGTATGAACTGAAGGGCTTTGGAATCGACTCCGTCATCGTCGAGCCAGGACCATTCCCGAGCAACCTCATCTCGTCGAGCCCGGAGCCATCCGACCATGCCGTGCTTGCTTCCTATGGCGAGGTTGCGGCGATCCCGGGTCAGATCAAGGCCAACGCCAACGACGGACACGACGAGGCCAATCCCCCGCGGCCCCAACGCGTGGCAGATGCCATCGTGCAACTGGTCGAGGCCACGGAGCGACGTCCATTGCGGACGGTCGTCATGCCTGAGGGCATGGACTTTGATGTCCAGCGACTGAACGAGGCCGTAAGCCCAATTCAGAACAGCATGCTCACCTCGTTCGGCATGTCGAGCATGCTTTGA
- a CDS encoding polyhydroxyalkanoate depolymerase, with the protein MLYQAYQLQDDLIAPLRDLARRLQIFSATALWGSGSEMSRHFAAALEMISRFEITHQRPDFAIDSVIIGNRVVPVTVETILDMPFGTLLRFATDTDAKRPRVLVVAPLSGHFATLLRGTVQTLLRDHDVYITDWANARDVPLSAGRFGMDDYVDYIMHFLEEIGPGAHILAVCQPCVQALAAVAVMSEERHPATPRTMTLMAGPIDPRESPTKVNELAVSKSLAWFENSLITGVPWRYRGAGRRVYPGFLQLVAFMSMNMQRHQDAHRRLYDHLAKGETAEAGKIKKFYDEYFAVLDLTEEFYIETIERVFQKAELATGDLTHHGRKVDPGQIRNTALLTVEGGRDDICALGQTSAAHDLCRALRPHLKRHHLQANVGHYGVFSGRRWEGEIYPVVRNMILAME; encoded by the coding sequence ATGCTCTACCAGGCCTATCAGTTGCAGGATGATCTCATCGCGCCGCTCCGCGATCTGGCGCGGCGCTTGCAAATCTTCTCCGCGACTGCGCTCTGGGGATCCGGCAGCGAAATGAGCCGGCACTTCGCCGCCGCGCTGGAGATGATCTCACGCTTCGAGATCACCCACCAACGTCCGGATTTCGCCATAGACTCGGTCATAATCGGCAATCGCGTGGTGCCCGTCACCGTCGAGACCATACTCGACATGCCCTTCGGCACGCTGCTGCGCTTTGCAACGGACACCGATGCAAAGCGGCCGCGGGTGCTGGTCGTCGCCCCGCTGTCCGGCCATTTCGCGACGCTCCTGCGCGGCACGGTGCAGACCCTGCTGCGCGATCACGACGTCTACATCACCGACTGGGCGAACGCCCGCGACGTGCCGCTGTCGGCCGGACGCTTCGGCATGGACGACTATGTCGATTATATCATGCATTTCCTGGAGGAAATCGGCCCCGGCGCTCATATCCTCGCCGTCTGCCAGCCCTGCGTACAGGCGCTGGCCGCCGTTGCCGTGATGTCGGAAGAGCGGCATCCCGCCACACCGCGGACCATGACGCTGATGGCCGGGCCGATCGATCCGCGCGAGAGCCCGACGAAGGTCAACGAACTTGCCGTATCGAAGTCGCTCGCCTGGTTCGAGAACTCGCTGATCACGGGCGTTCCCTGGCGTTATCGGGGCGCCGGGCGGCGGGTCTATCCCGGCTTCCTCCAGCTCGTCGCCTTCATGTCGATGAACATGCAGCGCCACCAGGACGCCCATCGCAGGCTCTACGACCATCTGGCGAAGGGCGAGACGGCCGAGGCCGGCAAGATCAAGAAGTTCTATGACGAATATTTCGCCGTGCTCGACCTCACCGAAGAATTCTACATCGAGACCATCGAACGCGTCTTCCAGAAGGCGGAACTCGCGACCGGCGACCTCACCCACCATGGCCGCAAGGTCGATCCGGGCCAGATCCGCAACACGGCGCTTTTGACCGTCGAGGGCGGCCGCGACGACATCTGCGCGCTCGGCCAGACGTCGGCCGCGCACGATCTCTGTCGTGCACTGCGCCCGCATCTGAAGCGCCATCATCTTCAGGCCAATGTCGGACATTACGGCGTCTTCAGCGGCCGCCGCTGGGAGGGGGAAATCTACCCCGTCGTGCGCAACATGATCCTGGCGATGGAATAG
- a CDS encoding tripartite tricarboxylate transporter permease: protein MDLIGNLALGLSAAMTPYNILFCFVGTLLGTLVGVLPGIGPTATIAMLLPITLSLSPETSLIMLAGIYYGAQYGGSTTAILINLPGESSSAVTALDGYQMARQGRAGPALAAAALSSFFAGTIATVVVAALAPPLTSIALKFGSSEYFGLMVLGLAASIVLARGSVLKTIAMVSMGLVCGLVGTDINTGAMRFTLGRPELADGLNFVAVAVGLFGIAEILRNLETTIERTAVVSRVAGLWPSRADLKAMIGPAFRGTLLGSALGVLPGGGAILASFASYALEKKISKTPERFGNGAIEGVAGPEAANNAGAQTSFIPMLTLGVPANPVMALMIGAMIIQGIVPGPQVATTQPVLFWGLIASMWIGNLLLVILNLPLIGLWVKLLTVPYTVLFPAILAFASIGVYSVNSNTFDLYVMAGFGVFGYALSKLDFEPAPMLLGFVLGPLLEEHLRRAMTISHGDISVFVTRPISAGLLAVALIVLTIGFLPNIARRRKEVFVEED from the coding sequence ATGGACCTCATCGGTAATCTTGCGCTCGGCCTCAGCGCCGCCATGACGCCCTACAACATTCTCTTCTGCTTCGTGGGCACGCTGCTCGGAACGCTTGTGGGCGTGCTGCCGGGGATCGGCCCGACGGCGACGATCGCGATGCTTCTGCCGATAACCCTGTCGCTTTCACCTGAAACATCCCTGATCATGCTTGCCGGCATCTACTACGGCGCACAGTATGGCGGATCGACAACAGCGATCCTCATCAATTTGCCTGGCGAGTCTTCGTCAGCCGTGACGGCTCTGGATGGATACCAGATGGCCCGACAGGGCAGAGCTGGACCGGCGCTTGCAGCCGCAGCACTGAGTTCCTTCTTTGCCGGCACCATAGCGACCGTGGTCGTGGCCGCACTTGCTCCCCCTTTGACGTCGATCGCCTTGAAATTCGGCTCGTCTGAGTATTTCGGCCTGATGGTCCTCGGGCTCGCTGCCTCTATCGTTCTCGCACGCGGATCGGTGCTGAAAACGATCGCAATGGTGTCGATGGGGCTCGTTTGCGGACTGGTGGGAACGGACATCAATACCGGAGCGATGCGCTTCACGCTTGGTCGGCCGGAACTGGCGGACGGATTGAATTTCGTGGCCGTTGCCGTCGGTCTCTTCGGCATCGCCGAAATCCTGCGAAATCTGGAAACGACGATCGAGCGAACCGCCGTCGTCAGCCGTGTGGCGGGTCTCTGGCCCAGCCGCGCGGATCTGAAGGCAATGATCGGGCCGGCATTCCGGGGGACGTTGCTCGGCTCCGCCCTCGGCGTTCTTCCAGGTGGCGGCGCGATCCTGGCGTCTTTCGCGTCCTATGCGCTCGAGAAGAAAATCTCCAAGACTCCGGAGCGCTTCGGCAACGGCGCAATCGAGGGCGTGGCGGGACCGGAGGCCGCAAACAATGCAGGGGCTCAGACGTCGTTCATACCGATGTTGACCCTTGGCGTGCCCGCCAATCCCGTCATGGCACTTATGATCGGCGCAATGATCATCCAGGGCATCGTTCCCGGTCCGCAGGTCGCGACCACCCAGCCTGTCTTGTTCTGGGGATTGATTGCCTCGATGTGGATCGGCAACCTGCTTCTCGTCATCCTCAACCTGCCGTTGATCGGTCTGTGGGTCAAGCTTCTGACGGTTCCCTACACGGTGCTTTTCCCTGCGATCCTCGCCTTCGCCTCCATCGGCGTCTACAGCGTGAATTCCAACACGTTCGATCTCTACGTGATGGCAGGGTTCGGCGTGTTCGGCTACGCTTTGTCGAAACTGGATTTCGAGCCTGCGCCCATGCTGTTGGGGTTCGTCCTCGGTCCCCTGCTGGAGGAGCATTTGCGCAGGGCGATGACGATTTCGCACGGCGACATCTCCGTCTTTGTCACGCGGCCCATCAGCGCGGGACTTCTGGCCGTCGCACTCATAGTGCTCACTATCGGATTTCTTCCCAACATCGCGAGACGTCGCAAAGAGGTCTTTGTCGAGGAAGACTGA